From Aristaeella lactis, the proteins below share one genomic window:
- a CDS encoding heparinase II/III domain-containing protein, translating into MLTAFLREHPMRELLKGGTRKLYPPAENRQAWEKIPEVYRQEIRKMAEEYAAAPYPLRTATGFLAFVRNGDRQADEKGYFTRRRKLCASILNCCVFPDAETDDVVDGIWLLCEESSWVISAHNVNPIPGAPKAAEYPLPDVRKPYIDLFSAQTGMILALTASLLGQRLDAVSPMIRKRITEEIRRRILRPFMKTDDFWWMGIRRKDLNNWTPWILSNIMVCAALDPMPAGELAVLLTRACEMLDRYIAILPDDGGCDEGAGYWNMAGGALLDCLILLETVTGGRMTFRDNEKIRNILRFPLTVEMGNGWFANFADCDARPFISGERMETAGRMLNDPALTALGTRMRGTVADQLNDVPHLTRALDLIFHAPAGEPKPEFLNAGDLYLPDLQLRMIRRGGWTLACKGGHNGESHNHNDTGSFILFLEGEPAVVDAGNMVYTAKTFSAERYTLWNVRAEWHNLPIIGGHEQREGSEHAAQKVHMTPDGLEMNLEAAYDETAGIRELKRSFSLAEKGLRLTDEGTLQNGQEITWIFLLRRKPVWENGRIRAGNLMIRCPEELAFTAEEKPVEDPRMARSWQGSLWRVRLKSGKLDRFRMIFEFVKADREA; encoded by the coding sequence ATGCTGACAGCTTTCTTGCGGGAGCATCCGATGCGCGAACTGCTGAAGGGCGGAACGCGCAAGCTGTATCCGCCGGCTGAAAACCGGCAGGCATGGGAGAAAATCCCGGAAGTATACAGGCAGGAGATCCGGAAAATGGCGGAGGAATACGCGGCGGCACCTTATCCGCTGCGTACCGCGACAGGATTCCTGGCCTTTGTCCGGAACGGTGACCGGCAGGCGGATGAAAAGGGCTACTTCACCCGCCGGCGGAAGCTGTGTGCCTCGATACTGAACTGCTGCGTGTTTCCGGATGCGGAAACGGATGACGTTGTGGACGGAATCTGGCTCCTGTGTGAAGAAAGCAGCTGGGTGATCAGCGCGCATAACGTGAATCCGATTCCGGGAGCGCCGAAGGCTGCGGAGTATCCGCTGCCGGACGTCAGAAAGCCTTATATTGATCTGTTCAGTGCCCAGACCGGGATGATCCTGGCTTTGACAGCTTCTCTGCTGGGGCAGCGGCTGGACGCGGTTTCCCCAATGATCCGGAAACGGATCACAGAAGAGATCAGAAGGCGGATCCTGCGCCCGTTTATGAAGACGGATGATTTCTGGTGGATGGGGATCCGACGGAAAGACCTGAACAACTGGACACCATGGATCCTGTCCAACATTATGGTGTGCGCGGCGCTGGACCCGATGCCTGCAGGGGAGCTTGCGGTTTTGCTGACCCGCGCATGTGAAATGCTGGACCGGTATATCGCGATCCTGCCGGATGACGGCGGATGCGACGAGGGCGCGGGCTACTGGAATATGGCAGGCGGCGCGCTGCTGGACTGCCTGATACTGCTGGAAACTGTTACGGGAGGCCGGATGACCTTCCGGGATAATGAAAAGATCCGGAATATCCTGCGATTCCCGCTGACGGTGGAGATGGGAAACGGATGGTTTGCCAACTTCGCAGACTGCGACGCACGCCCGTTCATCAGCGGAGAACGGATGGAAACAGCAGGACGGATGCTGAATGATCCAGCCCTGACCGCGCTGGGGACGCGGATGCGGGGAACCGTTGCGGATCAGCTGAATGATGTACCGCACCTGACACGGGCCCTTGATCTGATTTTTCACGCGCCGGCAGGGGAACCGAAACCGGAATTCCTGAATGCCGGGGATCTGTATTTGCCGGATCTGCAGCTGCGGATGATCCGCCGCGGCGGCTGGACGCTCGCCTGTAAGGGCGGACACAACGGTGAAAGCCACAACCATAATGATACCGGCTCATTTATCCTGTTCCTGGAAGGGGAACCGGCGGTTGTGGATGCGGGCAATATGGTCTATACCGCCAAAACCTTCTCGGCGGAGCGATATACACTGTGGAACGTCAGGGCAGAATGGCACAACCTGCCGATCATCGGCGGGCATGAACAACGGGAAGGCTCAGAGCATGCGGCACAGAAGGTGCACATGACACCGGACGGGCTGGAAATGAACCTGGAAGCTGCTTATGACGAGACAGCCGGGATCCGGGAACTGAAACGCAGCTTTTCACTGGCGGAGAAGGGATTGCGGCTGACGGATGAAGGGACCCTTCAGAACGGGCAGGAGATCACATGGATATTCCTGCTGCGCCGGAAGCCTGTGTGGGAAAACGGGCGGATCAGGGCCGGAAACCTGATGATCCGCTGCCCGGAGGAACTGGCATTTACCGCGGAGGAGAAACCGGTGGAAGATCCGCGTATGGCCCGCAGCTGGCAGGGAAGCCTGTGGCGGGTCAGGCTGAAAAGCGGTAAACTGGATCGCTTCCGAATGATATTTGAGTTTGTGAAAGCAGATCGGGAGGCATAA
- a CDS encoding DUF2264 domain-containing protein, translated as MSGMTGSLRTRQDLVRAAAAILQPLTSCMTPGKARIYVGNGSAHYAEDVSGMECWSRALWALVPMLMGRCPEAEALWPLWQEGMIHGTDPEHEEYWGDIRDYDQRMVEMAVIGCGLCFVPESFWHPLNERQRQHLYDWLNQINLYDMPKNNWRFFRILVNIGFLKNGLPVDEVRMQEDMDMMESHYTADGWYFDYPTKRDYYTLWGFHFYSLLYAAVMEGNEPERCRRIRERAALIAPRFACWFDKEGRGLPYGRSLTYRFCQSSFWAAATFAGVECNAPDIGQMKHLLLNNLRFWLNRPIFDRGGALTVGYGYPNLCAAEGYNAQGSPYWGLKTFWILAMPEDHPFWQAEEKEYMPPESFLDEQVRLLLTRDPENRQVVAYTAGNHAWEHMHEDEKYEKFAYSTQFAFSVAKEDSALNRGAYDSMLAVRAVGRDLWHVRSGCTQYRLAEDRVSFTWSPMNGVTIDTVIAPKGMWHVRKHVIRTTVPLEAAEGAFSIPRDWAGARPCDRVCTQTEANECRAAAAGERGTSVICALKGYTSGEVIATEPNTNLMEPRCVLPTLHSRLEPGEHILLCAVYADSGNNLPDRIPEEVKKLAGSL; from the coding sequence ATGAGCGGTATGACCGGATCCCTGCGTACGCGGCAGGACCTCGTGAGGGCGGCAGCGGCAATCCTGCAGCCCCTGACATCCTGCATGACGCCGGGGAAAGCCCGCATCTATGTCGGAAACGGATCCGCCCATTACGCTGAAGACGTATCCGGTATGGAATGCTGGAGCCGGGCACTGTGGGCACTGGTTCCGATGCTGATGGGCAGGTGCCCGGAAGCCGAAGCCCTCTGGCCGCTGTGGCAGGAAGGAATGATCCATGGAACGGATCCGGAACATGAGGAGTATTGGGGAGACATCCGTGACTATGATCAGCGAATGGTGGAAATGGCGGTCATCGGATGCGGCTTGTGCTTTGTGCCCGAATCCTTCTGGCACCCGCTGAACGAAAGACAGCGGCAGCATCTGTATGACTGGCTGAATCAGATCAACCTGTATGACATGCCGAAAAACAACTGGCGGTTTTTCCGGATCCTGGTGAACATCGGCTTCCTGAAAAACGGACTGCCGGTGGATGAAGTCCGGATGCAGGAAGACATGGACATGATGGAAAGCCATTATACAGCGGACGGCTGGTATTTTGACTATCCGACCAAACGGGACTATTACACGCTGTGGGGTTTCCATTTTTACAGCCTGCTGTATGCCGCGGTTATGGAAGGAAACGAACCCGAAAGATGCCGGAGGATCCGGGAAAGGGCTGCACTGATCGCACCGCGCTTTGCCTGCTGGTTTGACAAGGAGGGAAGGGGCCTGCCTTACGGGCGCAGCCTGACCTACCGTTTCTGCCAGAGTTCTTTCTGGGCGGCGGCAACGTTTGCCGGCGTGGAATGCAATGCGCCGGACATCGGACAGATGAAACACCTGCTGCTGAACAACCTGCGGTTCTGGCTGAACCGGCCGATCTTTGACCGGGGCGGCGCACTGACCGTGGGATACGGATATCCGAACCTGTGCGCTGCGGAAGGCTACAACGCGCAGGGATCCCCCTACTGGGGACTGAAAACCTTCTGGATCCTGGCAATGCCGGAGGATCATCCCTTCTGGCAGGCGGAAGAAAAAGAGTACATGCCGCCGGAAAGCTTCCTGGACGAACAGGTCCGGCTGCTGCTGACCCGCGATCCGGAGAACCGGCAGGTAGTGGCTTATACGGCGGGCAACCATGCCTGGGAACACATGCACGAGGATGAGAAATACGAAAAGTTCGCTTATTCAACTCAGTTCGCATTCTCTGTGGCCAAGGAGGATTCCGCACTGAACCGGGGCGCGTATGACAGCATGCTGGCGGTGCGGGCTGTAGGCCGGGATCTGTGGCATGTACGCAGCGGCTGTACTCAGTACCGGCTGGCGGAAGACCGGGTATCCTTCACCTGGAGCCCGATGAACGGGGTAACGATTGATACGGTGATTGCCCCGAAGGGGATGTGGCACGTCAGGAAGCACGTGATCCGGACAACCGTGCCTCTGGAGGCGGCGGAAGGCGCGTTTTCCATTCCGAGGGATTGGGCGGGAGCAAGACCCTGTGACCGGGTCTGCACGCAAACTGAAGCGAATGAATGCCGCGCGGCTGCTGCCGGCGAACGGGGAACGAGCGTGATCTGTGCCCTGAAAGGCTATACCAGCGGGGAGGTTATCGCGACCGAACCCAATACAAACCTGATGGAACCGAGGTGTGTGCTGCCGACACTGCACAGCCGGCTGGAGCCGGGAGAGCATATACTTCTGTGCGCGGTGTACGCAGATTCCGGGAACAATCTGCCGGACAGAATACCCGAGGAGGTAAAGAAACTTGCAGGATCGTTATGA
- a CDS encoding glycoside hydrolase family 88 protein: MQDRYEEALSRIAGKYRRTAETAAEAGIIPYQSADGKWITSPYDGNSWWTGGFWPGLMWQLWVLTGDGFFRQEARRAEKLLTEEFRSFRLLNHDVGFMYLLSCGADAKLTGDPQAETDTLHAASLLMGRFNPAGFIRAWNEPDRKGYAIIDCMMNLNLLYRASRDTDDPRFRQTAGIHADTTLREFLREDGSVSHIIEFDPESGKRIREHAGQGYALGSQWSRGQAWGLYGFALAGRHLREEKYTEAAKRIAGNFTAHIREDGLTDCDFCQPPEDERIDNIAGAIAACGLQELAAQTGEDTWRHQAERLVDGMLEHCADWGKGRCGILTRCTASYHDDGAGRNTNIVYGDYFLVEALMKLCGKDPELWS; this comes from the coding sequence TTGCAGGATCGTTATGAAGAAGCACTGAGCCGGATCGCCGGAAAATACAGGAGAACCGCGGAAACAGCTGCTGAAGCAGGGATCATTCCCTACCAGAGTGCAGACGGGAAATGGATCACCAGTCCCTATGACGGAAACAGCTGGTGGACGGGCGGATTCTGGCCGGGGCTGATGTGGCAGCTGTGGGTGCTGACGGGAGACGGTTTCTTCCGGCAGGAAGCGCGCCGGGCTGAAAAGCTGCTGACGGAGGAGTTCCGCTCCTTCCGGCTGCTGAATCATGACGTGGGATTCATGTACCTGCTGTCCTGCGGAGCAGACGCCAAACTGACGGGAGACCCGCAGGCGGAAACGGATACGCTTCATGCGGCTTCCCTGCTGATGGGCCGCTTTAACCCGGCGGGATTCATCCGGGCGTGGAATGAGCCCGACCGCAAAGGATATGCCATCATTGACTGCATGATGAACCTGAACCTGTTATACCGCGCCAGCCGGGACACGGATGATCCGCGGTTCAGGCAGACAGCCGGGATCCATGCAGATACAACCCTGCGGGAATTCCTGCGGGAAGACGGATCGGTAAGCCATATCATCGAATTTGACCCGGAAAGCGGAAAAAGAATCCGGGAACACGCCGGGCAGGGTTATGCCCTGGGCAGCCAGTGGAGCAGAGGACAGGCATGGGGCCTGTATGGATTTGCCCTGGCCGGGCGGCACCTGAGGGAAGAAAAGTATACGGAAGCGGCGAAGAGAATCGCCGGGAATTTCACGGCGCATATCCGGGAGGACGGCCTTACGGACTGTGACTTCTGCCAGCCTCCGGAAGATGAACGGATTGACAACATTGCCGGTGCGATCGCAGCCTGCGGATTGCAGGAGCTGGCAGCACAGACCGGCGAAGATACCTGGCGGCACCAGGCGGAACGGCTGGTTGACGGGATGCTGGAGCACTGCGCGGACTGGGGAAAGGGACGCTGCGGCATCCTCACACGCTGCACGGCAAGCTACCATGATGACGGTGCCGGACGGAATACAAACATTGTGTACGGCGACTATTTCCTGGTGGAGGCACTGATGAAGCTCTGCGGTAAAGACCCGGAGCTGTGGAGCTGA
- the uidA gene encoding beta-glucuronidase: MSTLYPQNNASRMMTDLGGIWDFRFQEDESWQPIAVPASYNDQNPDPRFRNYAGITEYRRKITVPAAWKGFRFCLRFDAVAHSARIMLNGREIAAHRGGFLPFEVELNGLMEAGETAELTVETDNRINHNTLPIGTEGETAFFGSDNPGIPAVEAGKKLQEERGVNRPAFDFFNYTGIQRPVRLIATPRSFIRDITLVPSLNGDVRYSVETAGPEDTIRVEILDAEERCAAQGEGREGTLHISQPCLWEPWPGIPYLYTARITYGEDLYEQAFGIREVRVEGTRFLINGKPFRFHGPCKHEDSPFHGRGTDPCLNVTDINLYHWLNANCFRTSHYPYAEEMYQLCDREGIVIVDETPAVGMWASEQYGWNLADYHLQVLADMIARDRNHPCVVMWSLGNEPDTDTLPDKAYEYWHSLYEAAHRLDPQDRPVTVVGCQNRYEREKVIKSMDVVLINRYYGWYNLSGDLEAAKYAFRIELDWWAKQQKPLILSEYGADTIAGLHGAVAEMFTEEYQVAYYEAMSECLDERDFVIGEMPWNFADFATCQGPMRVGGNRKGLFTRDRRPKMAAHWFRERWKTF, encoded by the coding sequence ATGAGCACTCTGTATCCGCAGAATAACGCGTCACGGATGATGACAGATCTGGGCGGCATATGGGATTTCCGCTTTCAGGAAGACGAGAGCTGGCAGCCGATAGCGGTGCCTGCCTCCTATAATGACCAGAATCCGGATCCCAGATTCCGAAACTATGCCGGAATAACGGAATACCGCCGGAAGATCACTGTTCCCGCAGCCTGGAAGGGATTCCGTTTCTGCCTTCGCTTTGACGCTGTGGCGCACAGTGCACGGATTATGCTGAACGGGCGGGAGATTGCGGCACACCGGGGAGGATTCCTGCCGTTTGAGGTGGAACTGAACGGCCTGATGGAAGCAGGTGAAACCGCCGAACTGACAGTGGAAACGGACAACAGGATCAACCATAACACCCTGCCAATCGGCACAGAGGGTGAGACAGCTTTTTTCGGATCCGACAACCCGGGCATACCGGCTGTGGAAGCTGGTAAAAAACTGCAGGAGGAGCGGGGAGTCAATCGTCCGGCTTTTGACTTTTTCAATTACACCGGCATCCAGCGGCCGGTAAGGCTTATCGCGACACCACGGTCATTCATCCGGGACATTACGCTGGTGCCCTCCCTGAATGGCGATGTGCGGTACAGTGTGGAAACTGCCGGACCGGAAGATACGATCCGCGTAGAAATCCTGGATGCGGAGGAACGATGTGCTGCGCAGGGAGAGGGCCGGGAAGGAACTCTGCATATTTCACAGCCCTGCCTGTGGGAACCCTGGCCGGGGATACCATACCTGTATACTGCCAGGATCACCTATGGTGAGGACCTGTATGAGCAGGCCTTTGGCATCCGGGAGGTACGGGTGGAAGGAACCCGCTTCCTGATCAACGGGAAACCCTTCCGCTTCCATGGCCCGTGCAAGCATGAGGACAGCCCTTTTCACGGACGGGGAACAGATCCCTGCCTGAATGTAACGGACATCAACCTCTATCACTGGCTGAATGCCAACTGTTTCCGGACCAGTCATTATCCCTATGCGGAAGAAATGTACCAGCTGTGTGACCGGGAAGGCATCGTGATCGTGGATGAAACTCCCGCGGTGGGCATGTGGGCGAGCGAACAGTACGGCTGGAACCTGGCGGATTATCATCTGCAGGTACTGGCGGACATGATTGCCCGGGACAGAAATCATCCCTGCGTAGTGATGTGGAGCCTGGGAAACGAACCGGATACGGATACACTGCCCGATAAGGCGTATGAATACTGGCATTCCCTGTATGAAGCCGCCCACAGGCTGGACCCGCAGGACAGGCCGGTTACGGTTGTGGGCTGCCAGAACCGGTATGAGCGGGAAAAAGTTATCAAATCCATGGATGTGGTGCTGATTAACCGGTACTACGGGTGGTATAATCTGTCGGGAGACCTGGAAGCGGCGAAATACGCGTTCCGGATTGAACTGGACTGGTGGGCAAAACAGCAAAAACCGCTTATTCTCTCCGAATACGGCGCGGATACGATCGCCGGACTTCACGGCGCTGTGGCGGAAATGTTTACGGAAGAATACCAGGTGGCGTATTATGAAGCTATGAGCGAATGCCTGGATGAACGGGATTTCGTGATCGGGGAGATGCCCTGGAACTTCGCGGACTTTGCCACATGCCAGGGGCCCATGCGCGTGGGCGGAAACAGGAAGGGCCTGTTTACCCGGGACCGGAGGCCGAAAATGGCTGCGCACTGGTTCAGGGAAAGATGGAAAACATTCTGA
- the kduI gene encoding 5-dehydro-4-deoxy-D-glucuronate isomerase: protein MDIRYSCNQKDFKRYTTDEIRKEFLIEKLFEADQVTAVYSHVDRMVTLGVMPVKEKVSIDKGIDVWHNFGTEYFLERRECGMFNVGGSGRVIADGTVYEMGYKDCLYLTRGAKEVYFESADTAEPAKFYIVSAPAHCSYENRLIRIADAAKKPCGDAATSNKRVINQFIHPSVLKTCQLSMGMTVLETGSVWNTMPAHTHERRMEVYFYFEVPKDNVVFHMMGEGQETRHIVMQNEQAVISPSWSIHAGAGTSNYTFIWAMGGENQAFDDMDNIPTTELR from the coding sequence ATGGATATCCGGTACAGCTGCAATCAAAAGGATTTTAAACGTTACACCACTGATGAGATCCGGAAGGAGTTCCTGATCGAAAAACTGTTTGAGGCGGATCAGGTGACAGCGGTTTACAGTCATGTGGACCGGATGGTGACACTGGGTGTGATGCCGGTGAAAGAGAAGGTTTCCATCGACAAGGGAATAGACGTCTGGCACAACTTCGGTACGGAATACTTCCTGGAACGCAGGGAATGCGGCATGTTTAATGTGGGCGGTTCCGGAAGGGTGATCGCGGACGGAACGGTATATGAGATGGGCTACAAGGACTGCCTGTATCTGACCCGGGGCGCGAAGGAAGTGTATTTCGAGAGCGCGGACACTGCGGAACCTGCAAAGTTTTATATCGTGTCTGCTCCGGCACACTGCAGTTATGAGAACCGGCTGATCAGGATCGCTGATGCGGCCAAGAAACCCTGCGGCGACGCGGCGACCAGCAACAAACGGGTAATCAATCAGTTTATCCATCCTTCGGTGCTGAAAACCTGTCAGCTGAGCATGGGTATGACGGTGCTGGAAACCGGCAGTGTATGGAACACAATGCCTGCCCACACCCATGAACGCCGGATGGAAGTGTATTTCTACTTTGAGGTGCCGAAGGACAATGTGGTATTCCACATGATGGGTGAAGGACAGGAAACCCGGCACATCGTGATGCAGAATGAGCAGGCGGTCATCTCGCCCTCCTGGTCCATACACGCAGGCGCCGGTACCAGCAACTATACATTTATCTGGGCGATGGGCGGAGAGAACCAGGCTTTTGATGATATGGATAACATTCCTACCACTGAACTGAGATAA
- a CDS encoding gluconate 5-dehydrogenase: MDMNSFSLKGKIAWITGASYGIGFAIAEAYAAAGASIVFNDISQELVDRGLKAYAEKGIDAKGYVCDVTCEEAVQALVKQIEAEIGVIDILVNNAGIIRRIPMIEMSAEEFRKVVDVDLNAPFICAKAVIPSMIRKGHGKIINICSMMSELGRETVSAYAAAKGGLKMLTRNICSEYGEHNIQCNGIGPGYIATPQTAPLREKQPDGSRHPFDQFIIAKTPAARWGTPEDLQGPAVFLASDASNFVNGHILYVDGGILAYIGKQP; this comes from the coding sequence ATGGATATGAACAGCTTCAGCCTGAAGGGGAAAATCGCCTGGATTACAGGCGCCAGCTACGGAATCGGGTTTGCCATTGCGGAGGCATATGCCGCGGCAGGTGCTTCCATTGTATTCAACGACATCAGCCAGGAACTGGTGGACCGGGGACTGAAGGCCTATGCGGAAAAGGGAATTGACGCAAAAGGATATGTGTGCGACGTCACCTGCGAAGAAGCGGTCCAGGCACTGGTGAAGCAGATTGAAGCGGAGATCGGTGTGATCGATATCCTGGTGAACAACGCCGGCATCATCCGCCGGATTCCCATGATTGAGATGAGCGCGGAGGAATTCCGGAAGGTGGTTGATGTGGACCTGAACGCACCGTTTATCTGCGCCAAGGCTGTGATTCCGTCCATGATCCGCAAAGGGCACGGAAAAATCATCAATATCTGCAGCATGATGAGCGAACTGGGCCGGGAAACCGTATCTGCCTATGCGGCAGCAAAGGGCGGACTGAAAATGCTGACCCGGAATATCTGTTCCGAGTACGGGGAACATAATATCCAGTGCAACGGAATCGGACCCGGCTATATTGCGACACCCCAGACTGCTCCTCTGCGTGAAAAACAGCCGGACGGCAGCCGTCATCCCTTTGATCAGTTTATCATTGCCAAGACACCTGCAGCCCGCTGGGGAACGCCGGAGGACCTGCAGGGCCCGGCGGTATTCCTGGCTTCTGATGCCAGTAATTTTGTGAACGGTCATATCCTTTATGTGGACGGTGGAATCCTGGCCTATATCGGAAAACAGCCGTGA
- a CDS encoding glycoside hydrolase family 2 TIM barrel-domain containing protein gives MNSINLDRQWTFRKGLLDSISQLKSDPGAIVSLPHDGMIGTPVMPDAPARSDMGYFTGGLTSYTKMVEIPREWKDGCVGLQIDGAMMNASVEINGCKAAVQHYGYAPFYVDLTSLAEYGAENRITINVNTSMQPNSRWYTGSGLYRGVKLLHGPKVHLAPDGIYAFTREIADGIAFLEVRAEIRNGGSTNRLAEAEAILTDEKAGVKAAGAKQVIQVNAGTCETARIRFAVENPKLWDAGEPNLYRIRVQVRDLGEFRTHFEADPVPTIDEGSTLFGIRTITADARRGLRINGKAVKLKGGCVHHDNGLLGSVSLYEAEARKVKKLKELGFNAIRTAHNPPSAALVEACDRLGMYIFDEAFDVWGIAKRGGDYSQFFADCWEKDLTAFVRRDRSHPAVILWSTGNEIPERGGLNEGYLWAGRLADTIRRLDGTRPVSNGVCSFWSGLDDKLAEGQNQAQNAEGDGNLLWENGTEPFVNGLDIVGYNYMEGLYEKDHALYPDRVILGSENFPKEIGCHWPLVEALPYVIGEFTWTAWDYLGEAGIGKAVRFAEDDPGLQKGAWALMPPDGSPFPWRTANDADFDITGRMTPQGAYRSTVWGNPETFLYTRNPEDFGRQELITPWGFPVLLSCWNYTGREGKPVELVVFSGAEEVELLVNGENIGRKPVSRDGEMPGSVCFETVYRPGRVEAISYTGSAEVSRAVLETTGAPARIRLLPEKEQMQADGHDLIYVNIQIEDAQGRVVPNAEIHLSAEAAGSGWLAAFGTGNPVTAENYTDGNTVSWRGRAQAVLRAGYDPGSLSLTVSADGLAAETVRLDVTL, from the coding sequence ATGAACAGTATCAACCTGGATCGCCAATGGACATTCCGGAAGGGACTGCTGGATTCAATCAGCCAGCTGAAGTCGGATCCGGGAGCCATCGTCAGCCTGCCCCATGACGGTATGATCGGCACTCCTGTCATGCCGGATGCTCCTGCCCGGTCGGATATGGGATACTTCACCGGCGGACTGACCAGCTATACGAAGATGGTGGAGATTCCCCGTGAGTGGAAGGACGGATGTGTCGGCCTGCAGATCGACGGGGCCATGATGAATGCTTCTGTGGAGATCAACGGCTGCAAAGCCGCCGTGCAGCATTACGGATATGCGCCGTTCTATGTGGATCTGACCAGCCTGGCAGAATACGGCGCCGAAAACCGGATTACGATCAATGTCAACACCAGCATGCAGCCCAATTCCCGCTGGTATACCGGTTCCGGACTGTACCGCGGCGTTAAGCTCCTGCACGGTCCGAAGGTCCATCTCGCTCCGGACGGAATCTATGCCTTTACCCGGGAAATCGCGGACGGCATTGCCTTTCTGGAGGTCCGGGCGGAGATCCGGAACGGCGGCAGCACCAACCGCCTTGCGGAGGCTGAGGCGATCCTGACGGATGAAAAAGCAGGCGTGAAAGCCGCCGGCGCAAAACAGGTCATCCAGGTCAACGCCGGAACCTGTGAAACCGCCCGGATCCGTTTTGCCGTGGAAAACCCGAAACTCTGGGACGCCGGGGAGCCAAACCTGTACCGGATCCGGGTGCAGGTACGTGATCTCGGGGAATTCCGCACCCATTTTGAGGCGGATCCTGTCCCGACCATCGATGAAGGCAGCACGCTCTTCGGTATCCGGACCATTACGGCGGATGCCCGGCGTGGATTGCGGATTAACGGAAAGGCCGTCAAACTGAAGGGCGGCTGCGTCCATCATGACAACGGGCTCCTGGGCTCTGTCTCCCTTTATGAAGCCGAAGCCCGGAAGGTAAAGAAGCTGAAAGAACTGGGATTCAATGCCATCCGGACAGCCCATAATCCGCCCTCTGCAGCGCTGGTGGAAGCCTGTGACCGGCTGGGAATGTATATCTTTGACGAGGCGTTTGACGTCTGGGGCATTGCGAAGCGCGGCGGCGATTACAGCCAGTTCTTTGCGGACTGCTGGGAGAAGGACCTGACGGCCTTTGTCCGCCGGGACCGGTCCCATCCCGCTGTGATCCTCTGGTCAACGGGAAATGAAATCCCGGAACGCGGCGGGCTGAACGAAGGTTACCTGTGGGCCGGACGTCTGGCGGATACCATCCGCCGCCTCGACGGTACCCGGCCGGTCAGCAACGGGGTCTGTTCCTTCTGGAGCGGCCTGGATGACAAGCTGGCGGAAGGGCAGAATCAGGCCCAGAACGCGGAAGGCGATGGGAATCTCCTGTGGGAGAACGGAACCGAACCTTTTGTCAACGGCCTGGACATTGTCGGATACAACTATATGGAAGGCTTGTATGAGAAGGATCATGCGCTCTATCCGGACAGAGTGATCCTCGGATCTGAAAACTTTCCAAAGGAGATCGGCTGCCACTGGCCGTTGGTGGAAGCGCTGCCGTATGTGATCGGTGAGTTCACCTGGACCGCCTGGGATTATCTGGGAGAAGCCGGAATCGGCAAAGCGGTCCGCTTTGCCGAAGATGATCCGGGCCTGCAGAAAGGCGCCTGGGCGCTGATGCCTCCGGATGGCTCTCCGTTCCCCTGGCGGACAGCAAACGATGCGGATTTTGATATCACCGGCCGGATGACGCCCCAGGGCGCGTACCGGAGCACGGTATGGGGAAATCCGGAAACCTTCCTGTATACCCGCAATCCGGAAGATTTCGGCCGGCAGGAGCTGATCACTCCCTGGGGCTTCCCGGTCCTGCTTTCCTGCTGGAATTACACCGGCCGGGAGGGAAAGCCCGTGGAGCTGGTTGTTTTTTCCGGAGCGGAGGAAGTCGAGCTCCTCGTGAACGGGGAAAACATCGGCCGCAAACCTGTTTCCCGGGACGGAGAAATGCCGGGCAGCGTCTGCTTTGAGACTGTATACCGTCCGGGCCGCGTGGAGGCCATCAGCTATACCGGCAGTGCGGAAGTCAGCCGGGCTGTGCTGGAAACCACAGGTGCCCCGGCGCGGATCCGCCTGCTCCCCGAAAAGGAGCAGATGCAGGCGGACGGACACGACCTGATTTATGTAAACATTCAGATCGAGGATGCGCAAGGCCGTGTGGTGCCCAACGCGGAAATCCATCTCTCCGCGGAAGCCGCGGGTTCGGGATGGCTCGCCGCTTTCGGCACCGGCAATCCGGTCACAGCCGAAAACTATACAGATGGAAACACCGTAAGCTGGCGCGGCCGCGCCCAGGCGGTGCTCCGTGCCGGATATGACCCCGGCAGCCTTTCACTCACGGTTTCGGCAGACGGCCTGGCGGCGGAAACCGTCCGGCTGGATGTAACCCTGTAA